Part of the Chloracidobacterium thermophilum B genome is shown below.
TTCCTGAAGCGCTGTTATGCACACACGATATTTTGGCTTCATCATTGCGCTGTGGCTGGGGTTGTTTGCCAGCAGCCTGTACGGACAACAGACGAGCATGGTCGTCTTCACCATCACGGACGCCAGTTCCCAGAAGCCTCTGTCCGGCGCCACCATCACCCTTGCCCCCAAGGACGCGGCACCCGGCGCACGCGCCCTCACCCGGACGACGGATGCCGCTGGAAAAGCGACCTTTGCCGACGTGCCCGGCGGAACCTACACCCTGAACATCGAAGCTGCCGGCTACGACACCCTGACCGACGACAACTACGTGGTTGAACCGGGGGTTCTTGCCGAGCAGCCGATTGGCCTGAGCCTGACCGGTGGCGAAATCGTGGAGATTCGCGGCGACGCCGAACGGCCGCTGGTCGAACAGGGAAGTGCTTCGACCGACCGGATTACACCGGCCGAAGTGCGCATCCTGCCGGCGCGGGGACGCGACATCCTCACCTCGTTTCCGCCTGTGCCGAACGTCATCCGCTCCAACGACGGGCGCACCAGCATCAAGGGCGCACGGGAAGACCAGAGCGCGGTGCTCGTCAACGGCAACATCAGCAATGACCCGGCGACGGGAACATTTCAGGTCGAGATTCCGCTTGAAGCCGTCCAGCAGGCCGAGGTGTTCACCAACCCCTACCTGCCGGAGTTTGGCAAATTCACCGGCGGCGTCACCCGCATCGAGACCCGGCCGGGCAGCAACAAATGGACCTTTGGCATCAACGATTTCTTCCCCGAACCGCGCTTTCGGAGCGGCCAGTTGTTTGGTTTTGCCAATGTCTCGCCCCGGGTGAATGTCTCCGGACCCATCGTCCGTGACCAAGCCTTCTTCGCCCAGGCGTTTGAAGTCATTGTGGACAAGGCCGTGGTGCGTGGGCTGCCCAATCCCGATAACGAAGTCCGCAAGTATTCCTTCCGCAGCTTCAGCCAGTTTGATGTGTTTTTGACGGACCGCCAGACCCTGACGACGACGGTCAATGTCGCCCGGCGGCTGGTACGCAACGTCGGACTGGACTTCTTCAACCCCGTACCGGTGTCGCCCAACCAGCGGACGACCGACCTGGCCCTGGCGGCAACGCACCGCTACGCCACCGGGGCCGGTTCGACGCTCGAAACGCACTTCAACTACAAGCGGATTGGCGTCGAAACCTTTGGCAAGGGCGAAGACACCATGGTGATCACACCCGTCGGGCGGCTGGGCCGTTTCTACACGGCGACCGACCGCACGACGGAACGCTACCAATTGCAGTTCTCCAACACCATGGCGGCGTTCGAGGCCATGGGCTGGCACCGCATCAAGTTTGGCTTCGATGTCAACGCCATGCGCAACCGGGGGGAGATGACCAGCCGCCCGGTTGAACTGCGCCGCACGAACGGTCTTCTGCTGCAACGCATCACCTATGCCAACCGGGGCGATCTGCGCGCCGACAACATCGAAGTTTCCGGCTATGCGCAGGATCAGTGGCTCATCCGCCCCAATCTGCAACTCGATTTCGGGCTGCGCATCGAGACCCAGCAGGCCGCCACGAGCATCAACCCGGCCCCGCGCATTGCCCTGTCCTATTCACCACGGGGCACGGATGATACCGTGCTGCGGGCCGGTTTCGGGCTGTTTTACGACAAACTCCCCCTCAACGCCCTGGCCTTTCGGAGCATGCCGCGGCCGATTGTCGCCACCTTCAACCCGGACGGCAGTCTGCGCGAGCCGGTGCGCGCCTTCATCTATGACCTGGCGCGCGACCCGACGAACGATCCCGGCCGGGGCGGCGACTTCCGCATTCCCTTCAACCGGACGCTTCGGGTGGAATTTGCGCAGCGCATCACGAAGCACGTCCTGACCAAGCTGGCCTACCTCGACAGCCGGACGTTCAATGATTTGTTCGTCGAACCCATCCTCCTCCCGACGGACGGCATTATCCGGCTGTTCAACACCGGGCGGGCTACCTACCGGGCCTTTGAGGCCACGACCGACATCCGCTTCACACGCGACCACACGCTTACGGTTTCCTACGTCCGCAGCAAGACGCGGGCGCAGCTCAACGACTTCATCAGCTACTTTGGCGACATTCCCAATCCGGTCATTCGTCGCGATCAGTTCGGCAATGCCGCGATTGACGCACCCAACCGCTTTTTTGCCCGTGGGGTGTTTGCCCTGCCGTGGAAGGTCAAGCTGGCACCCATTTTCGAGTGGCGGGACGGCTTCCCGTTCAGCGTCACCGACGAAAATCAGAACTTCATCGGGCAGCGCAATGCGGACAACACCCGTTTCCCGCGTTTTGTGGCGCTTGATCTGGCTGTGACCAAAACCTTCAAGGTGCCGGAATGGCTCAAGCCGACGCTTTTTGGCAAAAAGGCTGGCGTCGAATCGGCCAGCTTTACGGTCAGCATTTTCAACGTGACCAATCACTTCAATCCGCGCAACGTGTTTGCCAACACGGGCGCGCCCCAGTTCGGCACCTTTTTTGCCGTTTACCGGCGCTTCTACCGGCTTGATTTCAACGTCAACTTCTAGCCCTAATCAAGGCTTCTGAAGGTGAAGCAGCATCCGTACGGAAGCTAGGTGCAGTAAACTGCAGGCTGATTCCCGTGACAGCGGGCTTGTTTTTCTTCCTGCAAAGAACTGCCTTGTCATCACAGCCGGATCATCAGGTACTCACAGGAAGGAACAACCTGCATCTCTGAGTTTCTGGCGCAGAAAGTTGCGTATTTGCTCGGTCAAAGCTACAGCGCATCGGGTTTCTTCCACATCCGGGAAAGCTGGTGTATCGTAGCGCCCCTCCACGGCATAAGTGGTCAGGTTTGGAGCACCCCATTCGATAAGCGGTTGAAACTCAGGGTCTATCTGGATGCAACGAGTCACGAGAAAGGCAATATCGTGGGTGCGCGGGACTTCGTGCCCATGAAAGACAAGAAACGCCTTCAGATACTTCTCGGCACACTGTTGCATGTGAAAGCAAATAGCGTTTGTGGCGGGGTCTGCCGTTGCCAGCTCACCCTTGCCGATTTTGAGATCGCTTTCCGCCCGGCGCACCCAGAGCAACACGGCATCCTCGTTCATATTGGCCGGCCCTCTTTGAACACATAGTAAGTGAGAAAGCCAGTGTTTGCTTTTTGGGACTGCACCACGGCTTCCGACTGGAGGATGACATCTGCATAGAAGCCAAGTGTAGCAAACCGAAGGCTGAGTGCCGTGACAATGGCCTGTTTTTCTTCCCGCAGGGGTTCCCGGTCCGTGATAACAAAAAAGTCCCAGTCACTATCAGGACGGGCATCGCCGCGTGCGCGGCTTCCAAAAAGCAGAATGCGCACCACCTGGTATCCGGCCCGTGCAACTTCCTCGGTGATGATGGATTTGGCTGTGCCGATGATGTCATCCATGGGTGGCCACCAGGAGCAACAGGCTGTGCTTCAAGGTTTGATACGCGGCCAGTGTTTCCGCCACAAGGCAGATCCAGCTACAACCGAAAACGCCGAACACCTGTGGGCGCTTCCGCACCTGGCGCGAAGAGATACCCGGATTTCGGCTCCCTTGTGTGAGCAAAGGTCACGAGTTGGCTTTGAGGCGTACCTCCCAGGCTTTGACGATGTCGGCGAAAATATCTGCAAGCGAATGCTCGATGTTCCATCCCGGATAATCGGCTTTCATCCTTCGCAAATCGCTGTAGTAGCAGATGTGATCGCCAATGCGCGCCTGGTCAACGTAAGTGTACCGCTGCGGCTTGCCGGTCAGCGCCTCAACCATCTGGAAGGCTTCCAGAATTGAGCAGGCATTTTCCCTGCCGCCGCCCAGGTTATAGACCGCCCCGGCCCGTGGACGCTCATAAAAGGCAAACATAAAAGCCGCGACATCTTCGGCGTGTATGTTGTCGCGCACCTGCTTGCCCTTGTAGCCGTAGATTTTGTATTCCCGTTCTTCCAGATTGCACTTGATGAGGTAGCTCAGAAACCCGTGCAGTTCGACGCCAGCGTGATTGGGGCCGGTCAGGCAGCCACCACGCAGGCAGACCGTCGGCATACCGAAATAGCGTCCGTATTCCTGCACCAGCACATCGGCCGCCACCTTCGAGGCTCCAAACAGGGAGTGCAGCGTGTGGTCAATGGAAAACGTTTCGGGAATGCCATGGGCGTAGGCCGGGTCGGCGTAGTCCCACCGGGTTTCAAGTTCGACCAGCGGGATATGGTTCGGCCCATCGCCATAGACCTTGTTGGTGGACATGTGGATGAAAGGCGACTCCGGGCAGTGCTGCCGTGCTGCTTCGAGCAGGTTGAGCGTCCCGACGGCGTTCACGTCGAAGTCATCAAAGGGCACCCGCGCGGCCAGGTCGTGGGAGGGCTGCGCCGCCGTGTGGATAATGACGTTGGGGCGCAACTCAGCAATCAGAGCCGCGACACCGGCCCGGTCGCGGATGTCCAGCTCGTGGTGATGAAAGTGCGCCAGCGTCGCCATCAACCGCTGCTGGTTCCAGCGGGTGTCGCCGGCCGGGCCGAAAAATACGGCGCGCTGGTTGTTGTCAATGCCGTGCACCACAAAGCCACGGCGGTGAAAGTACTCGACGACTTCCGAACCGATCAGTCCCGAAGAGCCGGTGACCAGGCAAACCGGAGCAGGCACGTGCAGGTTCCTCGCTCAGTGTTATGGTTCTCACGTCATCACAACCTTATTGGCCACCCGGCTCATTTTCAAATGGAGACCTGCTGATGCGGATTCTGCTTACCGGCATGTGCGGCTTTGTCGGCAGTGTCGTGGCCCGTGTGCTCCGCGAGTGGCTGACCGGTGTGGAACTGGTCGGACTGGACAACCTCGTGCGCCCCGGCAGCGAAATCAACCGGCAACGGCTGCGCGAGGCCGGCTTTCGACTCCTGCACGGCGACATTCGCCTGCCCAGCGATCTGGAAGGACTGCCCCCCTGTGACTGGATTATTGATGCGGCCGCCAACCCCAGTGTGCTGGCCGGCGTGGATGGCAAAACCGGCGCCCGCCAACTGCTCGAACACAACCTTGTCGGCACGCTCAACCTGCTCGAACTGGCCCGCCGGTGGAACGCCGGCTTCATCCTGCTTGGCACGAGCCGGGTCTATTCCATCGCGGCCCTGTGCGCCCTGCCGCTGCGCGAACAGGCCAACCGGTTTGTCCCTGACCCAAACGCCGGTGCGGACGGACTCACGCCGGCTGGCATTACGGAAACCTTTTCGACGACGCCACCGCTGTCGCTGTATGGGAGCGCCAAGCTGGCGTCGGAAGTGCTGGCGCTCGAATACGGCGCGGCGTTTGGTTTGCCGGTCTTCATCAATCGCTGTGGGGTTATGGCCGGAGCGGAACAGTTCGGCAAGGCTGATCAGGGCATTGTTTCCTTCTGGATTCGCGCCTACGCGGCGCGGCGGCCGCTGCGCTACATTGGTTTTGGCGGCAGTGGACGCCAGGTACGCGACTGCCTCCACCCGGCCGACCTCGTTCCGCTGCTGGTGGCGCAGATGAACGCCGGACAGGACGCCGGACTTCCGCGCGTCGTCAACGTCGGGGGCGGCATGGACAGCAGCTTTTCTCTGGCGGAACTTAGTGCCTGGTGTGCCGACCGCTTCGGCCCGCACGAGGTCACGGCCGACCTGACGCCACGGCCGTTCGACGTCGGCTGGCTGGTGCTGGATGCAAGTCTGGCCCGGACCCGTTATGATTGGCGGCCGACGTACACACGCGAAGCCATCTTTGCTGAAATTGCAGAGCATGCCCGGCAACATCCAGAGTGGCTGCGGCTTTCCGAGGACTAGCCATGTTTGCACCCGACCCGAACCTGCCGCCCCTGAAGCGCCTGTCCGTTGTCATTCCGGCGCGGGATGAAGCCGGGTGTATCCGTTCGACCGTCGAGCACCTGTACGTTGAACTGCGGCTGCACCAGATTCCACACGAAATCATCGTCGTGGACGACGGCAGTACGGACGCCACGTGGGAAGTCCTGCAGGCGGCCTGTGCCGACATTCCCACCCTGCGTCCGTTGCAGAACACGGGTGAGCACGGATTTGGGCGCGCCATCACCTTTGGTTTTGAGCACGTCACGGGCGATGCGGTCGTCATCATGATGGCGGATGAATCGGATGACTGCCGCGATGTCGTCCGCTACTGGCGGGAACTCAACCGGGGCTATGAGTGCGTCTTTGGCAGCCGCTTCGTCAAAGGCGGGGGAACGATTGACTACCCACCCATCAAGTGGGTGCTCAACCGGCTGGCCAATACATTTCTGCGGCTGCTGTTTGGCATCCGGCTCAACGACACCACGAATGCTTTCAAGGCGTACCGGCGGGAAGTCATCGAGGGCTGCCGGCCTTTTCTGTCGCCGCACTTCAACCTGACAGTGGAACTGCCGCTCAAGGCGATTGTCCGGGGCTACACCTGGACGGTCATTCCCATTACCTGGCGCAACCGGCGTACGGGGTTGGCCAAGCTCAAGATCAAGGAAATGGGCAGCCGGTATTTCTTCATCTGCTGTTACGTCTGGCTGGAGAAGTATTTCAGCCGTGGCGACTACCGGCGCAAGCCACAGCCCCAGGCAATGCCCACCACCGAGACCGAAAGGGCCCTTCCACACTAGCTGTTGCACACAGCTAGCCAACCTTCGTTGGCTGCTCGGCGGTGTTTTTGTCCATCATGGATTTGACCTTTTCGACAATTTCAGTTGCCGTGAAAGGCTTGTAAATGAGGTTATCCCGGAAGGCAAAGCTCTGTCTGGTGTCATCCCTGTCGGCGTAGCCCGAAATGAAGAGCACCGGCAGGTCGGGATAAGTCTCCCAGATGGAGGAAGCCAACTGAACGCCGTTGACGTTCGGCATGCGGACATCGGTGACAACCAGATCGAAGCGCCCGGCCTGCTGCTGGATTATGTTCCAGGCCGCCTGCCCGTCTCTGGCTTCGACAACGGCAAAACCACCCGCCAGAAGCGCTGCCCCCACGGTCGCCCGCACGTCCGGGTCATCCTCAACGACCAGCACCCGCTGCGCCTGCGCCGACGGCTTGAGGAACGACAACCGATGTGAGCCAGAGGTTGGAACGCCAGAGGCTGGCTGCTCAGCCACCGGCAGGTACACGTGGAAGGCTGTCCCCTTCCCGACTTCGCTTTCAACCCGCAGCAGCCCTCCGGCGGAAGTGATCGTCCCCAGGGCCGTTGAAAGCCCAAGTCCGGTGCCCTTGTGCTGTTCCTTCGTCGTGAAGAACGGCTCACACAGCCGCGCCATGACTTCCGGCGGGATGCCGGTTCCGGTGTCGCGTACGGAGATGCGGACGACCGGCTGCGCCGCCAGCAACTCCTCCAGGCGGCTTCCGGCCGGAAAGACCACGCCGCCGGCTTCCGCCGCAGTATCGGCTACCAGGGTGGTTTCCAGACTGATCGTGCCTCCGTTAGGCATGGCGTCGCGGGCATTGACCAGCAGGTTGAGAAAAACCTGCTCCAGTTCCTGTGGGATGGCGTACACGAAGACTTCGCCAGCGGCGAAGTTTGTGGTCAGTTCGACCTCCTCGTTGAAAAGCCGTTCCACCATCCCCTGCACCGTTCGCAGGGCATCGTGCAGCGGGAAGCACAGGGCGGCGCTGGCTTCGCTGGCGCGGCTGTACGCCATCAACTGCTTGACGAGATCGCGCCCGCGCTCGGCCGCCCGCCGGATAGACTGAAGCCCCTTACACGCCGGATCATCGGGGGCACGCCGGCTGAGTTCAAGCGAGCTGTAGCTGAGAATCACGGTCAGAAGATTGTTGAAGTTATGGGCGATGCCACCGGTGAGGTGCCCCAGCAACTCCAGCTTTTGCGACCGCAGACGCGCTTCTTCACGGCGTTCGATTTCGGCTGTCCGCGCCGCCAGCTCACGCTCCAGGTTGTCACGCGCGTCCTCCAGACGTTGCCGGGCAATTTCCAACTCGATGTTCGTGGCGCGCAGGTAGGACATCGTCTTTCCCACCTGTCTGGCCATGGCATGGAAAGCCTCCGTCAGGTGGGCAATCTCTGCCGGCAGTTGCGTCGCCGGCAGGGTTTGCCCGTTCGGGCTGTCTGGCAGGATGTCTGGTGCCCGCTCTGGATCGGCGGCAAGCACCCGTGCCGTGGCGGTCAACTCATCCAGCGGTCGCATCACCCGGCGGACGGTCACACCCGACGCCCACGCCACCACAAACAACACAAACGGAATAGCCAGCAGGAACGGGATGAACACCGTCGCCGCCCGCTGATGGACAACCGCGAAGGGGACCAGGGCATAGCATTGCCAGCCGGTCTCCGGCTCCCGTTCCTGCCAGACCCAGAAGCGGGCTTCTTGCCCGGAGGCAGGAACCGGAAGCCACAGCGCCCGGTCATACGCCCGAATGTCGGAGAGCCTCGTTTTGGCCAGCAGTGGAAAAAGGTCAGGGCGGTTTGTCGCCAGAACCTGCGACTGCCGGTCCAGGACGACCAGGTGGAACGGTTCACCCCGATGGGCGACACTGCCCGACAGCAGCCGTGAGAGTTGGGTGGTCGTCATCCGCCCCTCGACGACGCCTCGCACGCTGCCATCCAGCAACCGAATCGGCGCGGCAAATGCTATGCAGGGGTCCTTCCCCGCCGGGACTGGACAGTGCAAACCATCTGAAATCACAACGTTTTGCCCGGACAGTGCCGCCTGCAGGTAGGGATGGCCGGCAACATTCAACTGCGGTTCGGAAACCACGGGACTGCTGGCGATGACCTTGCCGGCCGTGTCGGCCACCAGAAGTGTCTCGAACAGAAAAGCGTGCTGGTGATAACGCTGCAACCTACGCGCGACGGCGGCTGGGTCGTCTGGCATCTCGGACAGCCGGTTGGCAAGTATGATCACATCCTGCCGCGCTACCAGGAGCTTGTCACTGAGCACATTGGCCACAAACCTGGTCTGTGTTGTCAGCTCAGCACGTACTTCCTGCTCCTGCTGGTCCGATGCAGCGTGGGCATACCAGACGGCCAGCGCACACGCCGGCACAACCGCCACCAGAGTGAGCACCCGTGTCAGCCGGGCAGCCATGGTGTTTTCCGGCAGCCTGGCACCATACCGTGCCAACAGACGTCCGAATGCCGGCCAGCCAAGAGATGAATCGGCCAGGGTCGTGCACAGCAACCCATTGACGACATACTTGAAGGCTACAGCCGGGCCGAGGCCATCCGGGTACACCCCGGAACGGACATGCAGGAAGTAAAGCAGCGGCGAGATACCAACCCAGAAGACGGCATCCGCAAAGAGTGCCCGCCACTTCCAGCGCCGGACACACCACCCGACAACAAACGCCTGAGCCACCAGAAAAGGCAGCGCCAGACCGTGGACCCACAGCCACACCGTGGCAAGACCGGCCAGCAGGGCCGCGACCATTCCGTATAACGGGCCGAAAGTCAAGGCGATGATGAGCGGAAAGATCGGACCAAAGATGAAGTGCAGATCACTGCCGATAGATAGCGGGAAGGCATTGAGACCAAGCCCCAGTCCCCCGGCAACGAGCGCCGCCAGGGCAGCCGGCACGTCCAATTTCCACAGAGGGAAGGTAGCCTTCATGTTCGGCTCCAACGGTTTCTGCTCTGGCGACAAGTCACTATTGCGGCCGCAGCATTTTCGTCGCCGCTGCCGACAAATCTTCCGGGGGGACAGAAGGCGGCAACGGCGCGCAACGGGGTCGGAAAGAGGTTCAGTCTGCACGAATCGGTGCAAAAATCTCAACATCAGCTATACCGCCGCCAAGGCTGTCCACCAGACGGACAGGAGCTAGGGGCGGCCGGGGCGCGCCGGCCGCGGCGGTGAAC
Proteins encoded:
- a CDS encoding TonB-dependent receptor codes for the protein MHTRYFGFIIALWLGLFASSLYGQQTSMVVFTITDASSQKPLSGATITLAPKDAAPGARALTRTTDAAGKATFADVPGGTYTLNIEAAGYDTLTDDNYVVEPGVLAEQPIGLSLTGGEIVEIRGDAERPLVEQGSASTDRITPAEVRILPARGRDILTSFPPVPNVIRSNDGRTSIKGAREDQSAVLVNGNISNDPATGTFQVEIPLEAVQQAEVFTNPYLPEFGKFTGGVTRIETRPGSNKWTFGINDFFPEPRFRSGQLFGFANVSPRVNVSGPIVRDQAFFAQAFEVIVDKAVVRGLPNPDNEVRKYSFRSFSQFDVFLTDRQTLTTTVNVARRLVRNVGLDFFNPVPVSPNQRTTDLALAATHRYATGAGSTLETHFNYKRIGVETFGKGEDTMVITPVGRLGRFYTATDRTTERYQLQFSNTMAAFEAMGWHRIKFGFDVNAMRNRGEMTSRPVELRRTNGLLLQRITYANRGDLRADNIEVSGYAQDQWLIRPNLQLDFGLRIETQQAATSINPAPRIALSYSPRGTDDTVLRAGFGLFYDKLPLNALAFRSMPRPIVATFNPDGSLREPVRAFIYDLARDPTNDPGRGGDFRIPFNRTLRVEFAQRITKHVLTKLAYLDSRTFNDLFVEPILLPTDGIIRLFNTGRATYRAFEATTDIRFTRDHTLTVSYVRSKTRAQLNDFISYFGDIPNPVIRRDQFGNAAIDAPNRFFARGVFALPWKVKLAPIFEWRDGFPFSVTDENQNFIGQRNADNTRFPRFVALDLAVTKTFKVPEWLKPTLFGKKAGVESASFTVSIFNVTNHFNPRNVFANTGAPQFGTFFAVYRRFYRLDFNVNF
- a CDS encoding HEPN domain-containing protein; translation: MNEDAVLLWVRRAESDLKIGKGELATADPATNAICFHMQQCAEKYLKAFLVFHGHEVPRTHDIAFLVTRCIQIDPEFQPLIEWGAPNLTTYAVEGRYDTPAFPDVEETRCAVALTEQIRNFLRQKLRDAGCSFL
- a CDS encoding nucleotidyltransferase domain-containing protein, with protein sequence MDDIIGTAKSIITEEVARAGYQVVRILLFGSRARGDARPDSDWDFFVITDREPLREEKQAIVTALSLRFATLGFYADVILQSEAVVQSQKANTGFLTYYVFKEGRPI
- a CDS encoding NAD-dependent epimerase/dehydratase family protein, with amino-acid sequence MPAPVCLVTGSSGLIGSEVVEYFHRRGFVVHGIDNNQRAVFFGPAGDTRWNQQRLMATLAHFHHHELDIRDRAGVAALIAELRPNVIIHTAAQPSHDLAARVPFDDFDVNAVGTLNLLEAARQHCPESPFIHMSTNKVYGDGPNHIPLVELETRWDYADPAYAHGIPETFSIDHTLHSLFGASKVAADVLVQEYGRYFGMPTVCLRGGCLTGPNHAGVELHGFLSYLIKCNLEEREYKIYGYKGKQVRDNIHAEDVAAFMFAFYERPRAGAVYNLGGGRENACSILEAFQMVEALTGKPQRYTYVDQARIGDHICYYSDLRRMKADYPGWNIEHSLADIFADIVKAWEVRLKANS
- a CDS encoding NAD-dependent epimerase/dehydratase family protein, with amino-acid sequence MRILLTGMCGFVGSVVARVLREWLTGVELVGLDNLVRPGSEINRQRLREAGFRLLHGDIRLPSDLEGLPPCDWIIDAAANPSVLAGVDGKTGARQLLEHNLVGTLNLLELARRWNAGFILLGTSRVYSIAALCALPLREQANRFVPDPNAGADGLTPAGITETFSTTPPLSLYGSAKLASEVLALEYGAAFGLPVFINRCGVMAGAEQFGKADQGIVSFWIRAYAARRPLRYIGFGGSGRQVRDCLHPADLVPLLVAQMNAGQDAGLPRVVNVGGGMDSSFSLAELSAWCADRFGPHEVTADLTPRPFDVGWLVLDASLARTRYDWRPTYTREAIFAEIAEHARQHPEWLRLSED
- a CDS encoding glycosyltransferase family 2 protein, coding for MFAPDPNLPPLKRLSVVIPARDEAGCIRSTVEHLYVELRLHQIPHEIIVVDDGSTDATWEVLQAACADIPTLRPLQNTGEHGFGRAITFGFEHVTGDAVVIMMADESDDCRDVVRYWRELNRGYECVFGSRFVKGGGTIDYPPIKWVLNRLANTFLRLLFGIRLNDTTNAFKAYRREVIEGCRPFLSPHFNLTVELPLKAIVRGYTWTVIPITWRNRRTGLAKLKIKEMGSRYFFICCYVWLEKYFSRGDYRRKPQPQAMPTTETERALPH
- a CDS encoding response regulator, which codes for MKATFPLWKLDVPAALAALVAGGLGLGLNAFPLSIGSDLHFIFGPIFPLIIALTFGPLYGMVAALLAGLATVWLWVHGLALPFLVAQAFVVGWCVRRWKWRALFADAVFWVGISPLLYFLHVRSGVYPDGLGPAVAFKYVVNGLLCTTLADSSLGWPAFGRLLARYGARLPENTMAARLTRVLTLVAVVPACALAVWYAHAASDQQEQEVRAELTTQTRFVANVLSDKLLVARQDVIILANRLSEMPDDPAAVARRLQRYHQHAFLFETLLVADTAGKVIASSPVVSEPQLNVAGHPYLQAALSGQNVVISDGLHCPVPAGKDPCIAFAAPIRLLDGSVRGVVEGRMTTTQLSRLLSGSVAHRGEPFHLVVLDRQSQVLATNRPDLFPLLAKTRLSDIRAYDRALWLPVPASGQEARFWVWQEREPETGWQCYALVPFAVVHQRAATVFIPFLLAIPFVLFVVAWASGVTVRRVMRPLDELTATARVLAADPERAPDILPDSPNGQTLPATQLPAEIAHLTEAFHAMARQVGKTMSYLRATNIELEIARQRLEDARDNLERELAARTAEIERREEARLRSQKLELLGHLTGGIAHNFNNLLTVILSYSSLELSRRAPDDPACKGLQSIRRAAERGRDLVKQLMAYSRASEASAALCFPLHDALRTVQGMVERLFNEEVELTTNFAAGEVFVYAIPQELEQVFLNLLVNARDAMPNGGTISLETTLVADTAAEAGGVVFPAGSRLEELLAAQPVVRISVRDTGTGIPPEVMARLCEPFFTTKEQHKGTGLGLSTALGTITSAGGLLRVESEVGKGTAFHVYLPVAEQPASGVPTSGSHRLSFLKPSAQAQRVLVVEDDPDVRATVGAALLAGGFAVVEARDGQAAWNIIQQQAGRFDLVVTDVRMPNVNGVQLASSIWETYPDLPVLFISGYADRDDTRQSFAFRDNLIYKPFTATEIVEKVKSMMDKNTAEQPTKVG